One stretch of Chitinophaga pendula DNA includes these proteins:
- a CDS encoding alpha-amylase family protein encodes MHFRANRWLLYTALLSSGQVMAQQSKQVTIKKEYTTGEEISDHKLRIYQLMVRLFGNKQTTNKYYGDIRENGCGKFDDINDNALKAIKDLGISHVWYTGVVEHATMSDYTRYGISKDHPAVVKGRAGSPYAIKDYYDVDPDLANNVPERMSEFQALVKRTHAHGLKVLIDFVPNHVARTYYSDVKPSGVTDFGTADDTTQAFSPCNDFYYIPGTPLILPPSPALSNLLTAGVMPASYEEHPAKATGNNVFSAQPKEDDWYETIKLNYGVDYAHGEKGYFDPIPPVWLKMKDILVYWAQQDVDGFRCDMAEMVPVAFWQWVIPAVKAVKPDIIFIAEAYNPRVYKEYLDKAGFNYLYDKVGLYDGLKRLIRNEPQADVNDIRFVWQQESRGYGSRMLRFLENHDEERIASTAFAGNAWLAKPAMVITATLGSGPVMIYAGQESGERGSGKEGFNGDDGRSTIFDYWGMPQHQAWMNGGAFDGGKLTADQQRLRTFYNRLLQLTGEHEAIRQGSFYEITNDALNKRQYAYLRYSDNKQVLIVANFDRKAPLTTTLMIPAAIQMKWTREGKKQLKVRELLTDKVLSVKQLQAGIPVNVPPGDAWICDISYIQ; translated from the coding sequence ATGCATTTTCGGGCCAACAGATGGTTACTTTATACAGCGCTGTTAAGCAGTGGCCAGGTAATGGCCCAGCAATCAAAACAAGTGACGATCAAAAAAGAGTATACGACAGGAGAAGAGATCAGCGATCATAAATTGAGGATCTATCAATTAATGGTCAGACTGTTCGGAAACAAACAGACGACGAATAAGTACTACGGAGACATTAGGGAAAATGGTTGCGGTAAATTTGATGATATCAACGATAACGCCCTGAAAGCTATCAAAGACCTGGGAATATCACACGTATGGTATACCGGTGTGGTAGAACATGCTACTATGTCGGATTATACCCGATACGGTATCAGCAAAGATCATCCTGCTGTCGTAAAAGGCAGGGCGGGGTCACCTTATGCGATCAAAGATTATTATGATGTTGATCCTGATCTGGCGAATAATGTACCGGAGCGCATGTCCGAATTTCAGGCATTAGTAAAAAGAACACATGCCCATGGTCTGAAGGTATTGATAGACTTCGTGCCGAATCACGTTGCCCGTACTTACTATTCCGATGTGAAACCGTCAGGTGTAACAGATTTTGGCACAGCAGATGATACCACCCAGGCGTTCTCTCCTTGCAATGATTTTTATTATATCCCTGGTACACCATTGATATTACCGCCCAGTCCGGCATTGAGCAACCTGCTGACTGCGGGCGTGATGCCAGCCTCCTATGAGGAGCATCCCGCCAAAGCTACAGGCAACAACGTATTTTCAGCGCAGCCGAAAGAAGATGACTGGTATGAGACTATTAAGCTGAATTATGGTGTTGATTATGCCCATGGAGAAAAGGGCTATTTTGATCCTATCCCACCGGTATGGTTAAAAATGAAGGACATCTTGGTATATTGGGCACAGCAAGATGTAGATGGATTCCGCTGTGATATGGCGGAGATGGTGCCGGTGGCATTCTGGCAATGGGTTATCCCGGCAGTGAAGGCGGTAAAGCCCGATATTATCTTTATAGCGGAAGCTTACAATCCTCGCGTATATAAAGAATATCTTGACAAAGCAGGGTTTAACTACCTGTATGATAAGGTGGGGCTATATGATGGCCTAAAACGGTTGATCAGAAATGAGCCCCAGGCAGATGTCAACGATATTCGTTTTGTATGGCAGCAGGAGAGTAGGGGATATGGTTCCCGTATGTTACGTTTCCTGGAGAACCATGATGAAGAGCGGATTGCATCAACAGCTTTTGCCGGCAATGCATGGCTGGCAAAACCAGCGATGGTGATCACTGCTACCCTGGGTAGCGGACCTGTTATGATATATGCCGGACAGGAAAGCGGAGAAAGGGGGAGCGGAAAAGAAGGTTTTAACGGAGACGATGGTCGTAGTACCATTTTCGATTACTGGGGCATGCCGCAGCACCAAGCTTGGATGAATGGGGGTGCTTTTGATGGCGGAAAACTTACAGCAGATCAACAGCGGCTTCGTACTTTTTATAACAGGTTGTTACAATTGACGGGTGAACATGAGGCTATACGCCAAGGCTCCTTCTATGAAATCACTAATGATGCACTGAACAAGCGCCAGTATGCTTATCTTCGGTATTCAGATAATAAACAGGTTCTTATAGTTGCCAACTTTGATAGGAAAGCACCCCTTACAACCACGTTGATGATACCCGCTGCCATACAAATGAAGTGGACGCGTGAGGGCAAAAAACAATTAAAAGTACGCGAGCTGCTTACGGATAAAGTTTTGTCAGTAAAACAGCTGCAGGCCGGTATACCTGTTAATGTACCTCCCGGTGATGCCTGGATATGCGATATATCTTATATTCAGTAA
- a CDS encoding glycoside hydrolase family 65 protein, with the protein MKHYIKVDDWNIVEEGFDPHLNKISESIFSLGNGRMGQRANFEETYSGERLQGSYVAGVYYPDKTRVGWWKNGYPEYFAKVLNAANWIGIDIQIEAEVLDLAHCTVTDFHRILNMQEGYLDRQFVATLKSGKQVRVKARRFCSIADDEAGAIRYSITPLNFEGSITILPYVDGNVRNQDANYEEQFWEGITSGVSDHRAYVIQRTRKTAFEVFTGVQYSIVQGGQLLSLQPTPVKKQQFAGSQVVIAVKEQQETTIYKYAVNLSSENYPKEQLQQAGQAALDRITAKGFDQLLADQALAWAKKWEESDIVIKGDVAAQQGIRFNIFQLHQTYTGEDARLNIGPKGFTGEKYGGSTYWDTEAYCIPFYLATADPQVARNLLVYRYKHLPKAIENAAKLGFKNGAALYPMVTMNGEECHNEWEITFEEIHRNAAIAFAIYNYIRYTGEHSYLSAYGLEVLIGIARFWSQRVNWSEERSQYVMLGVTGPNEYENNVNNNWYTSTMATWCLSYTLEALQQVEAEAPADYARILGVTAFDAGQEPQQWQHIVDNMYYPVSAELGIFLQQDGYLDKEQVLARDLDPAQRPLNQKWSWDRILRSCFIKQADVLQGLYFLEERYDMDTIRRNFDFYEPRTVHESSLSPCVHAILAAKLGDGQRAYEFYLRTSRLDLDDYNNDTEDGLHITSMAGTWMSVVEGFAGMRVRDGQLHFTPFVPDQWQSFAFKIRFRGILLEVAISKEDVSISNQSGTPIQLYINEQMVTIAGGERIVTALSLHRIA; encoded by the coding sequence ATGAAACACTATATCAAAGTAGACGACTGGAACATTGTCGAAGAAGGATTTGACCCTCATCTTAATAAGATCTCAGAAAGTATATTCAGTCTCGGGAACGGGCGCATGGGCCAACGGGCCAATTTTGAGGAAACTTATTCTGGAGAGCGACTGCAAGGTAGCTATGTGGCAGGCGTGTATTATCCGGATAAAACACGTGTAGGCTGGTGGAAAAATGGATATCCCGAATATTTTGCTAAAGTACTGAATGCCGCTAACTGGATCGGTATCGATATTCAGATAGAAGCGGAGGTGTTAGATCTGGCACATTGTACCGTTACCGATTTCCATCGTATACTCAATATGCAGGAAGGGTATCTTGATCGTCAGTTCGTTGCTACCTTGAAGAGTGGTAAGCAGGTACGTGTTAAAGCTAGGCGTTTTTGCAGTATCGCTGATGATGAAGCAGGCGCTATCAGATATAGTATTACCCCGCTGAATTTTGAGGGAAGTATTACAATACTTCCGTATGTGGATGGGAACGTAAGAAATCAGGACGCCAATTATGAGGAGCAGTTCTGGGAAGGCATTACCAGTGGTGTGAGCGACCACCGGGCCTACGTGATACAACGTACACGGAAGACTGCTTTCGAAGTGTTTACAGGTGTACAATATAGTATCGTGCAGGGCGGCCAGTTGTTGTCACTCCAGCCGACACCGGTAAAGAAACAACAGTTTGCAGGCAGCCAGGTAGTGATCGCTGTGAAGGAACAGCAGGAGACAACGATATATAAGTACGCTGTCAACTTATCGTCGGAGAACTACCCCAAAGAGCAGCTGCAACAGGCAGGTCAGGCCGCATTAGACCGGATTACGGCAAAGGGATTTGATCAGCTGCTGGCAGATCAGGCATTGGCCTGGGCTAAAAAGTGGGAGGAGAGTGACATTGTGATAAAGGGGGATGTGGCAGCCCAGCAGGGGATACGGTTTAATATCTTCCAGTTACACCAGACCTATACCGGTGAAGATGCTCGTTTGAATATTGGTCCTAAAGGCTTCACAGGAGAAAAATATGGCGGCTCTACCTATTGGGATACGGAAGCTTATTGTATTCCCTTTTATCTGGCAACAGCAGATCCGCAGGTAGCGCGTAACCTGCTGGTGTATCGTTATAAACATCTGCCCAAGGCAATCGAAAATGCGGCTAAACTGGGCTTTAAGAACGGTGCGGCATTATATCCCATGGTTACGATGAATGGGGAAGAATGCCATAATGAGTGGGAAATTACTTTTGAAGAGATCCATCGTAATGCGGCCATTGCTTTTGCTATTTATAATTACATCCGTTATACCGGTGAGCACAGTTACTTGTCAGCATATGGTCTGGAGGTATTGATCGGTATTGCCCGTTTCTGGTCGCAAAGGGTCAACTGGAGTGAAGAACGGAGCCAGTATGTAATGCTGGGTGTTACCGGGCCAAATGAGTATGAGAATAATGTAAACAACAATTGGTACACCAGTACCATGGCTACGTGGTGCCTTTCCTATACGCTGGAAGCATTACAACAGGTGGAGGCAGAAGCACCTGCGGACTACGCCAGAATACTGGGTGTAACTGCATTTGATGCAGGGCAGGAGCCACAGCAATGGCAACATATCGTCGATAATATGTATTATCCGGTATCTGCGGAATTGGGAATCTTCCTGCAGCAGGATGGTTACCTCGACAAAGAACAGGTACTGGCCCGCGACCTGGACCCTGCACAACGACCACTTAATCAAAAGTGGAGCTGGGACCGGATATTACGCTCCTGCTTTATCAAGCAGGCGGACGTATTGCAGGGGCTTTATTTCCTGGAAGAGCGATATGACATGGATACCATCCGTCGGAACTTTGATTTCTATGAACCAAGAACGGTACATGAGAGCTCATTGTCTCCATGTGTACATGCGATCCTGGCAGCAAAACTCGGAGATGGACAACGTGCCTATGAATTCTATCTGCGAACTTCCCGCCTGGACCTGGACGACTATAATAACGATACCGAAGATGGACTGCACATTACGTCCATGGCTGGTACCTGGATGAGTGTAGTAGAGGGATTTGCCGGTATGCGGGTAAGAGATGGACAACTACATTTTACCCCTTTTGTACCAGATCAATGGCAGTCATTTGCATTCAAAATACGCTTCAGAGGAATATTGCTGGAGGTCGCTATCAGCAAGGAAGATGTGAGCATAAGCAACCAATCCGGAACGCCTATCCAACTTTATATTAATGAGCAGATGGTCACCATTGCAGGCGGAGAAAGAATAGTAACGGCCCTGTCATTACACAGGATCGCCTAG
- the pgmB gene encoding beta-phosphoglucomutase → MCVLKACIFDLDGVLVDTAVYHYKAWKRLANELGFDFTHEQNEQLKGISRMESLALILEWGGVQKNAAEQFELATLKNNWYVDMIRHMQPDEVLPGARAFLMAVRAAGLKTALGSASKNATAILEKTELLALFDVMVDGNQVTASKPNPEVFLRGASGLGVEPQACVVFEDAIAGIAAAKAGGMKAVGIGDPEILKTADLVVPGLDAITIEKLLTL, encoded by the coding sequence ATGTGTGTATTAAAAGCCTGCATCTTTGATCTGGATGGTGTATTAGTAGATACAGCCGTGTATCACTACAAAGCCTGGAAGCGATTGGCCAATGAACTGGGATTCGATTTTACCCATGAGCAAAATGAACAGCTTAAAGGTATCAGCCGAATGGAATCACTTGCCTTGATACTGGAATGGGGTGGGGTACAAAAAAATGCCGCAGAACAATTCGAGCTCGCCACTTTAAAAAACAACTGGTATGTAGATATGATTCGTCATATGCAACCAGATGAGGTACTGCCAGGTGCAAGGGCTTTCCTGATGGCTGTTCGTGCAGCAGGTTTGAAGACTGCCCTCGGGTCTGCCAGCAAGAATGCGACTGCTATCCTGGAGAAAACGGAATTGTTAGCTCTCTTCGATGTAATGGTAGACGGTAACCAGGTAACCGCTTCCAAGCCCAACCCGGAAGTCTTTCTGCGCGGCGCCAGCGGATTAGGCGTCGAGCCGCAGGCGTGTGTGGTATTTGAAGATGCTATTGCAGGCATCGCGGCTGCTAAAGCAGGAGGGATGAAAGCAGTCGGGATTGGAGATCCGGAGATATTAAAAACCGCAGACCTGGTAGTACCTGGTCTTGACGCTATAACCATTGAAAAACTATTAACGCTTTAA
- a CDS encoding glycoside hydrolase family 13 protein, producing the protein MKKRLVITLLAICLTGGAVFAQIAPLDRIEPACWWVGMKHRNLQLIVHGQRIADRTVSLEYPGVTLTEIHKVENPNYLFLDLHIAPEAQAGNFNIRFTRKGSKDISYSYELKKRNEQQPQGVTSQDLLYLIMPDRFANGDPKNDVVKGMQETALNRDSMYYRHGGDIQGIIDHLDYLQDLGVTALWLNPVLENDQPSASYHGYANTEHYKIDRRYGTNELYRQLASELHKRGMKLIKDLVHNHIGSQHWTMKDLPSKDWVHQWPVYTKSNFREQTQFDPYAAKADKQLMTDGWFDKHMPDINQANSYVRNYFTQSHIWWIEYTGLDGFRLDTYSYNDAGYMQEWGKVMKEEYPTLSFFGETFVKGMPNQVFFTEGNTIHRGFDSELPGVTDFQLLWAITDALTQKPGWDEGVARLYNTLASDFMYKDPMQQVIFLDNHDLSRFFSVVGEDMRKYKSAMAWLLTTRGIPQLYYGAEILMKNFCNPDGLVRSDFPGGWPGDRVNKFTAGGRTAPENEIFDYVKKLANYRKQHAVLQTGKTMQYVPENGVYVYFRYNEEETVMVIMNGSDKDATVETKRFAERLNGVSTGEEINTGTNIDLRNNIQVSAYTTHVISIKHS; encoded by the coding sequence ATGAAAAAACGCCTGGTAATAACATTGTTGGCAATATGCCTGACAGGAGGTGCTGTATTTGCCCAGATAGCACCATTGGATAGAATAGAACCTGCCTGCTGGTGGGTGGGTATGAAACACCGTAACCTGCAACTGATCGTGCATGGACAGCGGATCGCAGATCGTACTGTCAGCCTTGAATATCCAGGCGTAACCTTAACAGAAATACATAAAGTAGAAAACCCCAATTACCTCTTTCTCGATCTTCATATTGCACCCGAAGCACAGGCAGGGAATTTCAACATCCGTTTTACGCGGAAAGGGAGTAAGGATATCAGCTATTCCTACGAACTGAAGAAACGGAATGAGCAACAACCACAGGGAGTTACCAGTCAGGATTTACTCTATCTGATCATGCCGGACAGGTTTGCCAATGGCGATCCCAAAAATGACGTGGTAAAAGGAATGCAGGAAACCGCTTTGAACCGTGATTCCATGTATTATCGTCATGGTGGCGACATACAAGGTATCATTGATCACCTGGATTACTTGCAGGATCTCGGCGTGACCGCCCTATGGCTGAATCCGGTATTAGAAAATGATCAGCCTTCCGCTTCTTATCATGGATATGCCAATACAGAGCATTACAAGATAGACCGCCGTTATGGCACCAATGAGCTATACCGGCAGTTAGCTTCGGAATTGCATAAACGTGGCATGAAGCTGATCAAAGACCTGGTACACAATCACATCGGCAGTCAACACTGGACGATGAAGGACCTTCCTTCCAAAGACTGGGTACATCAATGGCCTGTTTATACCAAGTCTAACTTCCGGGAACAAACCCAGTTTGATCCCTATGCCGCTAAAGCCGATAAACAACTGATGACCGACGGTTGGTTTGATAAACATATGCCGGATATAAACCAGGCTAATTCTTATGTGAGGAATTATTTCACACAAAGCCACATATGGTGGATAGAATATACCGGTTTAGATGGATTCAGGCTGGATACCTATAGCTATAACGATGCCGGTTACATGCAGGAATGGGGCAAGGTCATGAAGGAAGAATATCCCACGCTGAGTTTCTTTGGAGAGACATTTGTGAAAGGTATGCCTAATCAGGTGTTTTTTACAGAAGGGAATACCATACATCGGGGTTTTGACAGTGAATTACCCGGAGTAACAGATTTCCAATTGTTATGGGCGATAACGGATGCACTTACGCAAAAGCCCGGTTGGGATGAAGGAGTGGCACGCCTGTATAACACATTGGCGAGCGACTTTATGTACAAAGATCCTATGCAGCAGGTTATTTTCTTAGACAATCACGACCTGAGCCGCTTTTTTTCAGTAGTAGGGGAAGATATGCGGAAATATAAATCTGCAATGGCATGGCTGTTGACTACTCGTGGTATCCCACAGCTCTACTATGGTGCAGAGATATTAATGAAAAACTTCTGTAACCCGGACGGACTTGTACGTTCAGACTTCCCTGGTGGATGGCCCGGAGATAGGGTGAATAAGTTCACCGCAGGTGGACGCACCGCTCCCGAAAATGAAATTTTCGACTATGTAAAGAAGCTGGCTAACTACCGTAAACAACATGCCGTATTGCAAACCGGTAAAACCATGCAATATGTGCCGGAGAATGGTGTATATGTATACTTCCGTTACAATGAAGAGGAAACCGTGATGGTGATCATGAATGGTAGCGATAAAGATGCCACTGTAGAAACAAAACGATTTGCCGAACGCCTAAACGGAGTATCGACAGGAGAGGAGATTAATACCGGAACGAACATTGATCTCAGGAATAATATACAGGTATCGGCTTATACCACTCATGTAATAAGCATAAAACATTCTTAA
- a CDS encoding RagB/SusD family nutrient uptake outer membrane protein, with the protein MTKKHLTKYIFAGVLALAAASCTKDLDRLPKYEQISENVYKDFKNYKQVLAKLYAGYAISGQSGPAGKPDLSGIDEGFSNYIRQYWSAQELTTDEAVIGWADGNLPDYHRMTWTAGNEFVKSIYDRIFYEISICNEFIRETTDAKLSERGITGTSADEARKFRAEARFLRALSYWHALDMFGNVPFVTETDQVGSFFPSQIKRTDLFNYVEKELLEIENQLVDARQNEYARADKAAAWTVLAKLYLNAQVYTGQAKNTEAVTYCKKIIAAGYSLQPQYNQLFLTDNNTSPELIFPIAFDGQRTKTYGGMTFLIHAAVGGSMKPSDFGINGGWSGLRTTKALVNLFPDAAGNADKRAMFHTAGQTLEINNISNFNDGYAVTKYRNVNKAGKAGSDVAGDFPDTDYPMFRLADVYLMYAEAVLRGGAGGDAGTALGYVNALRQRAYGNANGNLTQLSLDVILDERARELFWEGHRRTDLIRFGKYTGANYVWPWKGNVKDGKGVEDFRVLFPIPATDRTANPNLAQNTGY; encoded by the coding sequence ATGACGAAAAAACACCTCACCAAATATATCTTCGCAGGCGTACTGGCTTTGGCTGCAGCGTCCTGTACCAAGGATCTGGATCGTTTGCCTAAATACGAGCAAATATCTGAGAATGTTTACAAGGACTTTAAGAACTATAAGCAGGTATTGGCCAAACTGTATGCTGGATATGCGATCAGTGGGCAGAGCGGCCCTGCAGGTAAACCTGATCTGAGTGGTATCGACGAAGGGTTTTCCAATTATATCAGGCAGTATTGGTCTGCGCAGGAATTAACTACGGATGAAGCTGTGATAGGGTGGGCTGATGGTAACCTGCCTGACTACCATCGTATGACCTGGACTGCCGGGAATGAGTTCGTAAAATCTATTTATGACAGGATTTTCTATGAGATATCCATTTGTAATGAGTTCATACGCGAAACCACGGACGCCAAGTTGTCCGAACGAGGTATCACTGGCACATCTGCTGATGAGGCACGTAAGTTCAGGGCAGAGGCCCGTTTTCTTCGCGCGCTCAGTTACTGGCATGCCCTGGATATGTTTGGGAATGTACCTTTTGTGACGGAGACGGATCAGGTAGGGTCTTTTTTCCCTTCTCAGATCAAACGTACGGACCTGTTCAACTACGTAGAAAAAGAATTACTTGAAATAGAAAATCAGTTGGTAGACGCACGGCAGAATGAATATGCCCGTGCGGATAAAGCTGCTGCCTGGACAGTGCTGGCCAAATTATATCTAAATGCACAAGTGTATACGGGTCAGGCGAAAAACACGGAGGCAGTTACTTATTGTAAGAAGATCATAGCAGCCGGATATAGTTTACAACCTCAATACAACCAGCTGTTCCTGACGGATAATAATACCTCACCGGAACTGATTTTCCCGATTGCTTTTGACGGTCAGCGTACTAAAACATATGGTGGTATGACATTCCTGATCCATGCTGCAGTAGGAGGTTCAATGAAGCCATCTGATTTCGGTATTAATGGTGGCTGGTCTGGATTGCGTACTACCAAAGCCTTGGTGAACCTGTTCCCGGATGCAGCTGGTAATGCCGATAAACGCGCCATGTTCCACACTGCTGGTCAGACATTGGAGATTAATAACATCTCGAATTTCAATGACGGTTATGCTGTCACGAAGTATAGAAATGTAAATAAGGCCGGCAAGGCGGGATCTGATGTTGCAGGAGATTTTCCTGACACCGATTATCCGATGTTCCGTCTCGCTGACGTTTATCTTATGTATGCGGAAGCCGTGTTAAGAGGTGGTGCCGGTGGCGATGCCGGTACAGCACTGGGATATGTTAATGCACTTCGTCAGCGTGCTTATGGCAATGCAAATGGCAACTTGACACAACTTAGTTTGGATGTGATACTGGATGAGCGTGCACGTGAACTCTTCTGGGAAGGACACCGCAGAACGGACCTGATCCGTTTCGGAAAATATACCGGAGCCAACTACGTATGGCCATGGAAAGGAAATGTGAAAGACGGAAAAGGGGTGGAAGATTTTCGTGTATTGTTCCCCATTCCGGCTACTGACCGTACCGCCAATCCGAATCTCGCACAGAATACAGGATACTAA